In Natronococcus sp. AD-5, the genomic window CCGACTCGCCCGGCAGGCCGGCTACAAGCGCCGGATGGACGACCACGTCACGACGTACGTCGAGTCGCTGTTCGAGGGCGAGTGAGCGCTACGACGGCAGCGGGCAGAGACTCGCGGTGAAGACCACCGTCTCGTCGGTCTCGTTTTCGGCGCCGTGCTCGGCGCCGCGCTCGTGCAAGACGACGCCGGGCGCCTCGACCCGTTCTCGTTCGTCGTTCTGCAGGACCGTTACCGTTCCCTCGAGCACGTGAAAGACGTTCGTGCTGTCGCCGTGCTCGTGGGGCTCGAGCGTCGCGCCCGGTCCGAGCGCGAACGCCTTCACGAGCACGTCGTCTTCGACGACCAGTTCCGCGGTTTCGACCTCGCCGTC contains:
- a CDS encoding cupin domain-containing protein → MTLDQYAAALADLEPADGEVETAELVVEDDVLVKAFALGPGATLEPHEHGDSTNVFHVLEGTVTVLQNDERERVEAPGVVLHERGAEHGAENETDETVVFTASLCPLPS